DNA sequence from the Bradyrhizobium sp. CIAT3101 genome:
ATCTCGGCGCTGGCGCAATCCGGCCTGTCGCCGAAACGGCTCGAGCTCGAAATCACCGAGTCGATCTTCCTGGCCGAGACCGATGCCAATCTCGCGATCCTGCATCAATTGCGCGAGCTCGGCGTGAGCATCTCCATGGATGATTTCGGCACCGGCTATTCCAGCCTGAGCTATCTCCGCAGCTTCCCGTTCGACAAGATCAAGATCGACCGCTCCTTCGTGAAGGATCTGGCGCAGCGGCCCGATTGCGGCGCGATCGTGCGTGCGATCTCCGGCCTTGGGCGCAGCCTCAATATCACCACGACCGCGGAAGGCGTCGAGACCGAGGACCAGCTCGACTGGCTGCGCGCCGAAGGCTGCAACGAGGTGCAGGGTTTTCTGTTCAGCGCGGCGCGGCCCGCTGCCGACATCGCAAAGCTGCTGGCCGATTTCGGCCAGCGCGCCTCACGGGCGGCGTAACTCGTCGGGGTAGCAATCGTAGACCAGGGCCTTGAACGCAGGCGTGATGCGGCCGCGCTCGTTCTGGGTCTGCTGCATCAGGACGTAGACCATGTCGAGCTTCGGATCGACGCCGAAATAGGTGCCGCTGCCGCTGTCCCATTTCAATTCGCCGATCGAACCTGCCGGCGGCGGCTTTGCGTTGCCGGGATCGGTGCGTACGCCGATGCCGTAGCCATAGCCAAAACCATCGCCGGGGAAATAGAAATAGTCGCGGCCGACGCCGGAGCCGGGACCGACGTGGTCGGTCGTCATCGCCTTGAAGGTCGCCGGGCTGAGGTAACGCTTGCCCTCGAACTCGCCGCCGTTGAGTAGCATCTGCGAGAAGCGCTGATAGTCGGTGATGGTCGAGAGCAGGCCTCCACCGCCGGATTCCCATTCGGGATGGGCGAGGCGGTCCCGCTCGCCGGCAAGCAGGATCGGGTCGTTCGGCAGCGGCCGCGCCATCCGCGTGCGCTCCTCCGGCGTCGTCAGCACGAATTTGGTGCTGGTCATGCCGAGCGGATCGAGGATGCGTTGCTTGAGGAAATGGTACAGCGTCTGGCCCGAGATGATCTCGATGACGGCGCCGAGCACGTCGGTGGAATGGCCGTAGCGCCACAATGTCCCGGGCTGACGGGTCAGCGGCAGCTTGGCGATGCGGTCGGCGAATTGCCTGTTGTTGAACGGGCCCTCGAAAATATTGGCGGCCTGATAGACCTCCATGACCCAGGGGGCACCGATGTAGTCGTAGCTGATACCCGAGGTCTGCCGCAGCAGATCCTCGATGTTGACGGGGCGGTTCGGCGGCTCCAGTCCGAGTTTCGAGGTGCCATCCGGCTCGATGCCGACCTGGGTGTCGGCAAAGAGAG
Encoded proteins:
- a CDS encoding serine hydrolase domain-containing protein is translated as MKRREFLVGAAMLAGSMAKGRAATNIPAPSPDGLDRITDYFNNEVTTGRLPGAIVLVQQHGKEVYRKTFGVRDTRTGLAMTPDTIFSIHSMTKPITCLGAMMLIDEGKLALTDPLSKYIPLFADTQVGIEPDGTSKLGLEPPNRPVNIEDLLRQTSGISYDYIGAPWVMEVYQAANIFEGPFNNRQFADRIAKLPLTRQPGTLWRYGHSTDVLGAVIEIISGQTLYHFLKQRILDPLGMTSTKFVLTTPEERTRMARPLPNDPILLAGERDRLAHPEWESGGGGLLSTITDYQRFSQMLLNGGEFEGKRYLSPATFKAMTTDHVGPGSGVGRDYFYFPGDGFGYGYGIGVRTDPGNAKPPPAGSIGELKWDSGSGTYFGVDPKLDMVYVLMQQTQNERGRITPAFKALVYDCYPDELRRP